In Polaribacter sp. Hel_I_88, the following proteins share a genomic window:
- a CDS encoding DUF4374 domain-containing protein, with amino-acid sequence MTITKNWKNLFFILSIAFLIGCDDDNTETPDNNNTEKQFVLGIGVTTPTETTNFLLSTDDLMTGTLSLQGQGTLQDGYRDYGFGANTFYSIGGLGVTDVNTVTTDGANGLNIETGLTFPFQLDGFREANGVANTMVGISLPQSPSTSENITFYNVNISGNSITNSNTVPVRDVYNETTDWIFTTGMQVRGNKLFQTFYPIDNATFTTNNTDTQYVAIYNYPAFTLDKVITDTRFGPAGAFNTRSGIFVTETGDIYTVSNSNFGFTQATKPAGILKIEAGSETFNEDYTFNTETAANGGKIIHAIYVGDNKLFAEVSTKVLEEPDGSNGFGNVYTDSNLHLAIVDLVAKTITKVAGAPEFIGNGGRSFAAFKDGNVVYSSIKDANGIVNIYQTNLDTATAIKGAQVDATFVGGIARIR; translated from the coding sequence ATGACAATTACTAAAAACTGGAAAAACCTATTTTTTATTCTATCGATTGCATTTTTAATAGGATGTGATGATGATAACACTGAAACTCCTGATAATAATAATACCGAAAAACAATTTGTGTTAGGGATTGGAGTTACAACACCTACAGAAACCACAAATTTTTTATTAAGTACAGATGATTTAATGACAGGAACCTTATCATTACAAGGACAAGGAACTCTGCAAGATGGTTATAGAGATTATGGTTTTGGGGCCAATACCTTTTATAGTATTGGTGGTTTAGGAGTTACAGATGTAAATACAGTAACAACAGATGGCGCAAATGGTTTAAATATTGAAACAGGATTAACTTTTCCTTTTCAGTTAGATGGTTTTAGAGAAGCAAATGGCGTTGCAAATACAATGGTTGGTATTTCTTTACCTCAAAGTCCGTCTACAAGCGAAAATATTACGTTTTATAATGTAAATATTTCTGGAAATTCAATTACAAACTCTAATACAGTACCAGTAAGAGACGTATATAATGAAACTACAGATTGGATTTTTACAACTGGAATGCAAGTTAGAGGGAATAAGCTTTTTCAAACATTTTATCCAATAGATAATGCAACTTTTACTACTAATAATACAGATACTCAATATGTTGCTATTTACAACTATCCTGCATTTACTTTAGATAAAGTAATTACAGATACTCGTTTTGGACCTGCAGGTGCTTTTAATACAAGAAGTGGAATTTTTGTAACAGAAACAGGCGATATTTACACAGTTTCTAACAGTAATTTTGGATTTACACAAGCAACAAAACCAGCAGGAATTTTAAAAATTGAAGCAGGAAGTGAAACTTTTAATGAAGATTATACTTTTAATACAGAAACAGCTGCAAATGGAGGTAAAATAATACATGCTATTTATGTGGGCGATAATAAATTGTTTGCAGAAGTTTCTACAAAAGTGTTAGAAGAACCAGATGGTTCTAATGGTTTTGGAAATGTATATACAGATTCTAATTTGCATTTAGCTATTGTAGATTTAGTAGCAAAAACAATTACAAAAGTTGCAGGTGCTCCAGAATTTATAGGAAATGGAGGAAGAAGTTTTGCGGCTTTTAAAGATGGTAATGTCGTGTATTCTTCTATAAAAGATGCTAATGGTATCGTAAACATTTATCAAACAAATTTAGATACTGCAACAGCAATTAAAGGTGCACAAGTAGATGCTACTTTTGTTGGTGGAATTGCAAGAATTAGATAA
- a CDS encoding endonuclease: MKKKKFLLVILIFNVFLNYAQGKKYKIRTIAFYNLENLFDTINDVSKNDEASPMMALKANKSKVYWDKIDKLGNVIAQIGEDKANTSPTILGVSEVENLSVLEDLVKSKHLLKKDYGIIHYDSPDKRGIDVALIYQKRYFKPVHHEVFNPNIYRDGYKVYTRDQLLVSGYLDDELIHIIVNHWPSRSGGEAKSRPLREKAAYQNLRIIDQIRSKDPNAKILTMGDFNDDPINASFKEVLKTKSDKSQVGDLDIYNPYEDLFRRGFNTLGYRDNINLFDMILISSPLLDKGEKDFSTYKMFQAKIFNKRFLTSRKGQFKGYPKRSFSSAGYTGGYSDHYPVYMYLIKRKE; this comes from the coding sequence ATAAAAAAGAAAAAATTCCTACTAGTAATTCTAATATTTAATGTCTTTTTAAATTATGCTCAAGGCAAAAAATACAAAATTAGAACCATTGCTTTTTACAATTTAGAGAACCTTTTTGATACCATAAATGATGTTTCAAAAAACGACGAAGCAAGCCCAATGATGGCTTTGAAAGCGAACAAATCTAAAGTTTATTGGGATAAAATTGATAAGTTAGGAAACGTAATTGCACAAATTGGAGAAGACAAAGCCAATACAAGTCCCACAATATTGGGTGTTTCTGAAGTTGAAAATTTAAGTGTTTTAGAAGATTTGGTAAAATCTAAACATCTTTTAAAAAAAGATTATGGAATTATTCATTACGATTCTCCAGACAAAAGAGGAATTGATGTAGCTTTAATTTATCAAAAGAGATATTTTAAACCTGTGCATCATGAGGTTTTTAATCCAAATATTTATAGAGATGGTTATAAAGTATATACAAGAGACCAATTATTAGTTTCTGGTTATTTAGATGATGAATTGATTCATATTATTGTAAACCATTGGCCCTCCAGAAGTGGTGGAGAAGCAAAAAGTAGGCCTTTACGTGAAAAAGCAGCCTATCAAAATTTAAGGATTATTGATCAGATTAGAAGTAAAGATCCAAATGCCAAGATTTTAACTATGGGCGATTTTAATGACGACCCCATAAACGCGAGTTTTAAAGAAGTGCTAAAAACTAAAAGTGATAAAAGCCAAGTTGGTGATTTAGATATTTACAATCCTTATGAAGATTTGTTTAGAAGAGGCTTTAATACATTAGGTTACAGAGATAATATCAATTTATTTGATATGATTTTAATTTCATCACCTTTATTGGACAAAGGCGAAAAAGATTTTTCTACGTATAAAATGTTTCAAGCAAAAATATTTAACAAGCGATTTTTAACCAGTAGAAAAGGGCAATTTAAAGGCTATCCTAAGAGAAGTTTTTCAAGTGCTGGTTATACAGGTGGTTATTCAGATCATTATCCTGTTTATATGTATTTGATTAAAAGGAAAGAGTAA
- a CDS encoding TonB-dependent receptor, protein MSKTIVLIVVFLLFFTTIFSQNILKGIVVDNDSKTPLKGVLVSILNIPNTQITNEKGFFKIDNIPNGSYILELKFAGYETQNFPIELADETIDLGSILFYKDFTEDQDLSLITITDDELNDDTSAADNIAGLLQATKDIFLRTAAFEFSSSFFRVKGLDSGNGKVLINGIEMNKIYDSRAQWSNWGGLNDVLRNQEFSNGSAPSNFTFGGLLGSSNMNTRASEQRPGIRLSYSSSNRSYVHRAMATYSSGMRENGWAFTFSGSRRTGQEGFNDGTSYNAYSVFTSIEKKINENHSFNFTGIFTPNRRGKSSPNTQEVFDLKGIAYNEYWGNLNGRKANSRIKDVNEPILMLNHYWNLSSKTELNTNISYQFGQIGNSRLDFNAGANPSPTYYQYLPSYFVARDELASAYEFQQEFLNDGQLNWIRIFDANITNASADLPSGYVLYEDVNDDYQITVNSILNSAISNNININAKVEYRKFNSNSFARVIDLLGGNGYLDINNFADTEDLKQNNLATPNRIVGVNDKFRYNYNINATIAKGFVQGQFKYNKVDFYGAANVSQTNYQREGLYQNGRFPDNSLGKSEQLSFTNFGVKGGVTYKITGRHLLDANVAYITNAPTIRNSFSNSRENNNVVDNLVSENVFSSDFSYIIRSPIFTGRLTGYYTYIEDATEISFYFADGVGGDNTAFVQEVLTGINKKHLGIEVGLEAQVTSTIKLKGAAAIGQFTYDNNPDLYLTTDVANEGVFDDKGRSQNYVSNLKNYKVSAGPQNAYSVGFEYRDPDYWWIGATANFFENTYADIAPLNRSSNFFTDDDGLPFEDYDPVLARNLLQQERFDNYMVVNMIGGKSWKVGDKYISFFATVNNVLNTVYKSGGFEQGRNANFRQLRDDKALNTPVFGNKYWYGRGTTYFLNASISF, encoded by the coding sequence ATGAGTAAAACTATTGTTTTGATAGTTGTCTTTCTATTGTTTTTTACAACTATATTTTCACAAAATATTTTAAAAGGAATTGTTGTTGATAACGATTCTAAAACTCCACTAAAAGGTGTTTTGGTAAGTATTCTAAATATACCAAACACGCAAATTACCAACGAAAAAGGGTTTTTTAAAATTGATAATATTCCCAATGGAAGTTATATTTTGGAACTTAAATTTGCGGGTTATGAAACTCAAAATTTCCCTATTGAACTTGCTGATGAAACTATTGATTTAGGAAGTATTTTATTTTACAAAGATTTCACTGAAGATCAAGATTTAAGTTTAATTACCATTACAGATGATGAATTAAATGACGATACAAGTGCTGCAGATAATATTGCAGGACTTTTACAAGCCACAAAAGATATTTTTCTGAGAACTGCTGCTTTTGAGTTTAGTTCCTCTTTTTTTCGTGTAAAAGGATTAGATTCTGGAAATGGAAAAGTGTTGATTAATGGCATTGAAATGAACAAAATCTATGATAGCAGAGCTCAATGGAGTAATTGGGGTGGTTTAAATGATGTTTTGAGAAATCAGGAATTCAGCAATGGTTCAGCTCCTTCAAATTTTACTTTTGGTGGCCTTTTAGGTTCTTCAAATATGAACACAAGAGCATCAGAACAAAGACCAGGAATCAGGCTTTCTTACTCATCATCTAACAGAAGTTATGTACACAGAGCAATGGCTACTTACAGTTCTGGAATGAGAGAAAATGGTTGGGCTTTTACATTTTCTGGAAGTAGAAGAACTGGGCAAGAAGGTTTTAATGACGGTACATCTTACAATGCATATTCCGTTTTCACATCGATTGAAAAAAAGATAAACGAAAACCACAGCTTCAATTTTACGGGTATTTTTACTCCAAATAGAAGAGGGAAATCATCTCCAAATACACAAGAAGTTTTCGACTTAAAAGGAATTGCTTACAATGAATATTGGGGGAATTTAAATGGCAGAAAAGCCAATTCAAGAATTAAAGACGTAAATGAACCTATTTTAATGCTGAATCATTATTGGAATTTGAGCAGCAAAACCGAATTAAATACAAATATTTCATATCAATTTGGACAAATTGGTAACAGTCGTTTAGATTTTAATGCAGGCGCAAATCCAAGTCCTACTTATTATCAATATTTGCCAAGTTATTTTGTGGCAAGAGATGAATTGGCAAGTGCGTATGAATTTCAACAAGAATTTTTAAACGATGGTCAATTAAATTGGATCAGGATTTTTGATGCCAATATTACAAATGCTTCAGCAGATTTGCCCAGTGGTTATGTGTTGTATGAAGATGTAAATGACGATTATCAAATTACAGTAAATTCAATTTTAAATTCGGCAATTAGTAATAACATCAACATAAATGCAAAAGTAGAATACAGAAAATTTAACTCCAATAGTTTTGCAAGAGTCATTGATCTTTTAGGTGGAAATGGGTATTTAGACATTAATAATTTTGCGGATACAGAAGATTTAAAACAAAACAATTTAGCAACTCCAAACAGAATTGTTGGCGTAAATGATAAATTTAGATACAATTACAACATAAATGCAACTATAGCCAAAGGTTTTGTACAAGGGCAATTTAAATATAATAAAGTCGATTTTTATGGAGCAGCTAATGTATCTCAAACGAATTATCAAAGAGAAGGTTTGTATCAAAATGGGCGATTTCCTGATAATTCTTTAGGAAAATCAGAACAATTAAGTTTCACCAATTTTGGTGTAAAAGGAGGAGTGACTTATAAAATTACAGGTCGCCATTTGTTAGATGCAAATGTTGCCTATATTACAAATGCACCAACCATTAGAAACTCGTTTTCTAACTCTAGAGAAAATAATAATGTAGTTGATAATTTGGTGAGCGAAAATGTTTTTTCTTCAGATTTTAGCTACATTATTAGAAGTCCAATTTTTACAGGAAGACTCACAGGTTATTACACCTATATTGAAGATGCCACAGAAATTTCTTTTTATTTTGCTGATGGAGTTGGTGGAGATAATACTGCTTTTGTGCAAGAGGTTTTAACAGGAATCAACAAAAAACACTTGGGAATTGAAGTGGGTCTGGAAGCCCAAGTTACATCCACCATAAAACTAAAAGGCGCAGCTGCTATTGGGCAATTTACGTATGATAACAATCCTGATTTATATTTAACAACAGATGTTGCAAACGAAGGTGTTTTTGATGATAAAGGTCGTTCTCAAAACTATGTTTCTAATCTAAAAAACTATAAAGTTTCTGCTGGTCCACAAAACGCGTATTCAGTTGGTTTTGAATATAGAGATCCAGATTATTGGTGGATTGGAGCTACTGCAAATTTCTTTGAAAACACCTATGCAGATATTGCTCCATTAAACAGATCTAGCAATTTTTTTACAGATGATGATGGTTTGCCTTTTGAAGATTATGATCCAGTTTTAGCAAGAAACTTATTACAGCAAGAACGTTTTGATAATTATATGGTGGTAAATATGATTGGTGGAAAATCATGGAAAGTTGGCGATAAATATATTAGCTTTTTTGCAACTGTAAATAATGTTTTAAATACCGTTTATAAATCTGGCGGATTTGAGCAAGGACGAAACGCAAATTTCAGACAATTAAGAGACGATAAAGCCTTAAATACACCAGTTTTTGGCAATAAATATTGGTATGGAAGAGGAACAACGTATTTTTTAAATGCTAGTATAAGTTTTTAA